A genomic segment from Rubrobacter tropicus encodes:
- a CDS encoding FadR/GntR family transcriptional regulator, producing the protein MGTAAGSEETRKSPKTYQQIIMHIRGAISSGELRPGDRLPPETELARSLGVSRPTVREALKVLEALNLLESSTGPTGGTFVRAFSGVGVADSLKDSITLLLDVDELSLEELWAAREAIETRAVGLAAVRRTEGDLATMWGTIESDEYREFDDYFPDITFHRAIADASGNRLLSLFMLSIHLTLRTLAERYVLPSKSKQVSQDQHRLVYEAILDRDEKLARARMEEHLRMAYEVYRHAVPRSAEDLPAQRAGYASTDVPPDGFRPGAS; encoded by the coding sequence ATGGGCACAGCGGCTGGTTCGGAGGAGACGCGCAAGAGTCCCAAGACTTACCAGCAGATAATCATGCACATCAGGGGCGCCATCTCGTCCGGCGAGCTGCGTCCCGGAGACAGGCTGCCACCGGAGACCGAGTTGGCCCGGAGCCTCGGGGTCAGCCGGCCGACGGTCCGGGAGGCCCTCAAGGTGCTGGAGGCGCTCAACCTGCTGGAGAGCTCGACGGGACCGACGGGCGGCACGTTCGTCAGGGCGTTCAGCGGGGTGGGGGTGGCGGACAGCCTCAAGGACTCCATAACGCTGCTGCTCGACGTGGACGAGTTGAGCCTCGAAGAGTTGTGGGCGGCGCGGGAGGCCATAGAGACGCGGGCGGTCGGGCTGGCCGCCGTCCGGCGAACGGAGGGGGACCTCGCGACGATGTGGGGGACCATCGAGAGCGACGAGTACAGAGAGTTCGACGATTACTTCCCCGACATAACGTTCCACAGGGCCATCGCTGACGCCTCAGGGAACAGGCTGCTCAGCCTGTTCATGCTCTCCATCCACCTGACGCTCAGGACGCTCGCCGAACGCTACGTCCTGCCGTCCAAATCCAAGCAGGTATCCCAGGATCAGCACCGCCTGGTCTACGAGGCCATACTCGACCGCGACGAGAAGTTGGCGAGGGCCCGGATGGAGGAACACCTACGGATGGCGTACGAGGTCTACCGGCACGCGGTGCCCAGGAGCGCGGAAGACCTTCCCGCCCAGAGAGCCGGGTACGCCTCTACAGACGTTCCCCCAGACGGTTTCCGGCCCGGGGCGTCCTGA
- a CDS encoding class I SAM-dependent methyltransferase: MPPETDATSIIVEAFEPLAGKRLLDIGCGSGALARLLSDRGAHVGGVDPNAQALALAREAVPGGTFHVAGAESLPFADDSFDGAVFLNSFHHVPKPAMRQALHEAARVVEPAGPIVVVEPLAEGSFFFALRPVEDETEVRTAAQYALRQAVESGAFEQQRRVDYLRRELFEGLEQFLARVVAVDPARAPVVAENRPEIEAAFRLHARVADGRTTLEQPMRAHVLRPKT, encoded by the coding sequence TTGCCGCCGGAGACCGATGCTACGTCCATTATCGTGGAGGCGTTCGAGCCGCTGGCGGGTAAGCGGCTCCTGGACATCGGCTGCGGCTCCGGCGCCCTGGCGCGTTTGTTGTCGGACCGGGGGGCGCACGTTGGCGGGGTAGACCCCAACGCACAAGCGCTGGCGCTCGCGCGTGAGGCGGTACCCGGGGGGACGTTTCACGTGGCCGGCGCGGAGTCGCTCCCTTTCGCGGACGACTCTTTTGACGGCGCGGTCTTCCTCAACTCCTTCCACCACGTCCCAAAGCCCGCCATGCGCCAGGCTCTCCACGAGGCGGCCCGCGTCGTAGAGCCGGCGGGGCCCATAGTCGTCGTCGAGCCCCTCGCCGAGGGCTCGTTCTTCTTCGCGTTGCGTCCGGTGGAAGACGAGACGGAGGTTCGCACCGCCGCGCAGTACGCTCTCCGTCAGGCCGTCGAGAGCGGAGCGTTCGAGCAGCAAAGACGCGTGGACTATCTGCGGCGCGAACTGTTCGAGGGCCTGGAGCAGTTCCTGGCCCGCGTCGTCGCCGTGGATCCGGCCCGCGCGCCGGTGGTGGCAGAGAACCGCCCCGAGATCGAAGCCGCCTTCAGGCTCCACGCGCGCGTCGCCGACGGCCGCACGACCCTCGAGCAGCCCATGCGCGCCCACGTTCTGAGACCCAAAACCTGA
- a CDS encoding IclR family transcriptional regulator, with protein sequence METVKRRNAFVQSVDRAITVLELLSRRGWSGVTEVANELKIHKSTAYRLLTTLRDRGLVEQDAATEKYRLGFGLVALASSVTADLDVARCSRPVCDRLAEQTRETVTVAVLEGDDGIILHQSNSGSSALSVSWEGQHTPLHATAAGKIFLHYMPEDQRRRLSRKPLQRYTGSTIVEPAALKEELRASRDRGYWHTVEELEDGLNAVAAPIRCAQGAVVAAVSVSGPAFRLPEESFDEVGGLTVEAAAEISRCLGFRV encoded by the coding sequence ATGGAGACAGTGAAGCGCAGAAACGCTTTCGTCCAGTCTGTCGACCGGGCGATTACCGTTCTGGAGCTCCTGTCGCGGCGGGGGTGGTCCGGCGTGACGGAGGTGGCCAACGAGCTAAAGATCCACAAGTCGACCGCCTACCGGTTGCTCACCACGCTGAGAGACCGGGGTCTGGTGGAGCAGGACGCCGCGACCGAGAAGTACAGGCTCGGTTTCGGTCTCGTCGCGCTCGCCAGCTCGGTTACGGCGGACCTGGACGTCGCGCGCTGTTCCCGACCGGTTTGCGACCGCCTGGCCGAACAGACGCGGGAGACGGTCACCGTCGCCGTCCTGGAGGGCGACGACGGCATCATCCTCCACCAGAGCAACTCGGGTTCTTCCGCCTTGAGCGTGAGCTGGGAGGGCCAGCACACGCCGCTGCACGCCACGGCGGCGGGCAAAATCTTCCTGCACTACATGCCCGAAGACCAGCGGCGTCGCCTGTCCAGAAAGCCGCTGCAGCGCTACACCGGGAGCACCATCGTGGAACCAGCCGCCCTCAAGGAAGAGCTACGCGCCAGCAGGGACAGGGGCTACTGGCACACCGTCGAGGAACTGGAGGACGGTCTCAACGCGGTTGCCGCGCCGATCCGTTGCGCCCAGGGTGCGGTCGTGGCCGCGGTGAGCGTGTCGGGGCCTGCGTTCCGGCTACCGGAGGAGTCGTTCGACGAGGTTGGCGGGCTCACCGTCGAGGCCGCGGCGGAGATCTCGCGCTGTCTCGGATTCCGCGTTTAG
- a CDS encoding ornithine cyclodeaminase family protein yields the protein MESWRNRKTLILSRTDMMGLLEPGEYNDRVEHAYRMHGEGRYYMEPKGHIVLDKYPGEWEVMPSYIEEPEAAACKWVSIREENRAKFDLPTVFSILIYTHPETGFPLAICDGSYHTVMRTGSAAAVSAKHLARPDSKTLAIVGAGNMAEGVLATCDEVFAWEDVRVWSRSQDTLNEFVATQQPKYQRFEIRASTNLEEVVRGADVVVTVTPARGPIVESAWISEGTHIAAVGADKEGDQELDPRILTRARIFVDDIRQCRTDGEINVPLSEGIISEEDVAGEIGQVVAGKLRGRTSEGEITVFDSTGFALQDSATVPLEYERALAAGVGIEKKMISN from the coding sequence ATGGAGAGCTGGAGGAACCGCAAGACCCTGATCCTGAGCCGCACCGACATGATGGGCCTGCTGGAGCCAGGAGAGTACAACGACCGCGTCGAGCACGCCTACCGGATGCACGGCGAGGGCCGCTACTACATGGAGCCCAAGGGCCACATCGTCCTCGACAAGTACCCCGGCGAGTGGGAGGTGATGCCCTCCTACATCGAGGAGCCCGAGGCCGCCGCCTGCAAGTGGGTCTCCATCCGCGAGGAGAACCGCGCGAAATTCGACCTACCTACCGTGTTCTCGATCCTGATCTACACCCACCCGGAGACCGGCTTCCCGCTCGCCATCTGCGACGGGAGCTACCACACCGTCATGCGCACGGGCTCCGCGGCGGCAGTCTCAGCCAAACACCTCGCCCGCCCGGACAGCAAGACGCTCGCCATCGTAGGGGCCGGGAACATGGCCGAAGGGGTCCTTGCGACCTGCGACGAGGTCTTCGCCTGGGAAGACGTCCGCGTCTGGAGCCGCTCGCAAGACACTCTGAATGAATTCGTGGCCACACAACAGCCCAAGTACCAGCGGTTCGAGATCCGGGCCTCGACGAACCTCGAAGAGGTCGTACGTGGCGCCGACGTCGTCGTCACCGTCACGCCCGCGCGCGGCCCGATAGTCGAGAGCGCCTGGATCTCCGAGGGCACCCACATCGCGGCCGTGGGCGCGGATAAGGAAGGCGACCAGGAACTCGACCCCCGGATTCTCACACGGGCCCGCATCTTCGTCGACGACATCCGCCAGTGCCGGACGGACGGGGAGATCAACGTCCCCTTGAGCGAGGGCATCATCTCGGAGGAAGACGTCGCAGGCGAGATCGGTCAGGTCGTCGCCGGCAAGCTCCGAGGCCGCACCTCGGAGGGCGAGATAACCGTCTTCGACTCTACCGGCTTCGCCCTCCAGGACTCGGCGACCGTCCCGCTGGAGTACGAGCGGGCCCTCGCCGCCGGGGTCGGCATCGAGAAGAAGATGATCTCGAACTGA
- a CDS encoding 3-oxoacyl-ACP reductase family protein, with amino-acid sequence MALERSRVALITGAGSGIGRAIAEKLAKDGERVVVNDLKDASAEEVVAGIEEAGGEATSAPGDVSDSEAVGRIVERAREAFGPVEILVNNAGYGQQKLFVDLTVEDFDRMIGVHLRGTFLCTSAVLPEMLSGGGGVIVNVASQLGQIGGVELCHYSAAKAGIIGLTKSLAREVSARGVRVNAVAPGPINTDLVLGLSEEWRHNKAAELPLGRFGEPWEVAETVSFLASDGAALYVGQTLGPNSGDVML; translated from the coding sequence ATGGCGCTCGAACGCTCCCGGGTCGCCCTGATCACGGGCGCGGGCAGCGGTATAGGCCGCGCCATCGCCGAGAAGCTGGCGAAGGACGGGGAGCGCGTCGTCGTCAACGACCTTAAGGACGCCAGCGCAGAGGAGGTCGTGGCCGGGATAGAGGAAGCCGGGGGGGAGGCCACGAGCGCCCCCGGTGACGTCTCGGACTCGGAGGCCGTGGGCAGGATCGTGGAGAGGGCGCGGGAGGCGTTCGGGCCGGTCGAGATCCTGGTCAACAACGCCGGCTACGGCCAGCAGAAGCTGTTCGTTGACCTGACCGTAGAAGACTTCGACCGCATGATCGGCGTCCATTTGCGCGGGACGTTCTTGTGCACCAGCGCCGTGCTGCCCGAGATGCTCTCGGGGGGCGGGGGCGTGATCGTCAACGTCGCCTCGCAGCTCGGCCAGATCGGGGGTGTGGAGCTCTGCCACTATAGTGCTGCGAAGGCCGGCATCATCGGCCTGACGAAGTCGCTGGCGCGCGAGGTCTCGGCGCGGGGTGTCAGGGTAAACGCGGTGGCGCCGGGCCCGATCAACACGGACCTCGTCCTCGGCCTCTCCGAGGAGTGGCGCCACAACAAGGCGGCGGAGCTCCCCCTGGGGCGCTTCGGAGAGCCCTGGGAGGTCGCCGAGACCGTCTCCTTCCTCGCCTCCGACGGGGCCGCGCTCTACGTGGGGCAGACGCTCGGCCCCAACTCCGGGGACGTGATGCTGTGA
- a CDS encoding MFS transporter, with protein MVDRPGRGGGDTAGNSGRVPADAPAIDTNITNKTLIYSSVVCFLAWVFSVYDYTLFGALLPVISEEFGWSTSFGTFIVTLVAIGTILVALAVGPMLDYLGRKPSLVIATVGAAISSGLTALAPASIAGAYMTVVRTFSGLGYSEQAVNATYLNEMYGNHPRRGFIYSLVQGGWPIGVLLGAALSAVLLPAIGWRNTFLVATFPAIVIAVLAIKLRESPKFQAMKYVKKLEREGRHEEAVEFGRGFDIDVHHSEESTFKQLFEPDLRKHTIFISLAMLCNWVGIQVFAVLGTTVLTEGKGVEFSSSLIILVISNAAAYIGYLCHGFVGDRLGRRLTIAGGWLISSLAYTLMLFGPDSTAFVLTMYTVGLFFIIGPYAALLFFMGESFPTRVRGTGSSFVNAMGPAGAIVGSALFSLFTGLGLSVVLTAFLAGAVATFLSAFLMLGTRDVKGPHQSEVTDADSTVARVT; from the coding sequence ATGGTTGACCGACCAGGCCGTGGGGGTGGGGACACTGCCGGAAACTCAGGTAGGGTGCCCGCCGACGCCCCGGCGATCGACACCAACATCACCAACAAGACCCTGATCTACTCTTCGGTCGTCTGCTTTCTGGCGTGGGTCTTCTCCGTCTACGACTACACGTTGTTCGGGGCGTTGCTTCCGGTCATCTCCGAGGAGTTCGGGTGGTCGACCTCGTTCGGCACCTTTATTGTTACTCTTGTAGCTATAGGGACCATCCTTGTGGCGTTGGCGGTTGGGCCGATGCTCGACTACCTGGGCAGGAAGCCGTCTCTAGTAATCGCCACCGTCGGCGCGGCCATAAGCTCCGGCCTCACGGCCCTGGCGCCCGCGAGCATCGCGGGGGCCTACATGACCGTAGTGAGGACCTTCTCCGGCCTCGGGTATTCCGAGCAGGCCGTAAACGCGACGTACCTAAACGAGATGTACGGCAACCACCCTCGGCGGGGGTTCATCTACAGCCTGGTGCAGGGTGGGTGGCCGATCGGGGTTTTGCTTGGGGCCGCGCTGTCCGCCGTGTTGTTGCCCGCCATCGGGTGGCGCAACACCTTTCTCGTGGCCACCTTCCCGGCGATCGTGATCGCCGTCCTCGCCATCAAGCTTCGGGAATCCCCGAAGTTCCAGGCCATGAAGTACGTCAAGAAGTTGGAAAGGGAGGGGCGTCACGAGGAGGCCGTCGAGTTCGGGCGGGGCTTCGACATAGACGTCCACCACTCCGAAGAGTCGACCTTCAAGCAGCTCTTCGAGCCCGACCTCAGGAAGCACACCATCTTTATAAGCCTGGCCATGCTCTGCAACTGGGTCGGCATCCAGGTCTTCGCCGTGCTCGGCACCACCGTGCTCACGGAGGGCAAGGGCGTTGAGTTCTCTAGCTCCCTGATCATACTCGTCATCTCCAACGCGGCGGCGTACATCGGCTACCTCTGCCACGGGTTCGTCGGGGACCGCCTCGGGCGGCGCCTGACCATCGCGGGCGGCTGGCTGATCTCGTCCCTGGCCTACACCCTCATGCTGTTCGGGCCGGATTCGACAGCCTTCGTGCTCACGATGTACACCGTCGGCCTCTTCTTCATAATCGGCCCCTACGCGGCGCTCCTGTTCTTCATGGGCGAGTCGTTCCCGACCCGGGTGCGCGGCACGGGTTCCTCGTTCGTCAACGCCATGGGCCCGGCCGGCGCGATCGTCGGGTCTGCCCTGTTCAGCCTGTTCACCGGCCTGGGCCTGAGCGTGGTGCTCACGGCTTTTCTTGCCGGCGCCGTCGCGACGTTCCTCTCTGCCTTCCTCATGCTTGGCACCCGCGACGTGAAGGGCCCGCATCAGTCCGAGGTGACGGATGCGGATTCCACGGTGGCCCGGGTGACGTGA
- a CDS encoding SDR family NAD(P)-dependent oxidoreductase, translating to MENSGRETVLITGSGIGIGAATARAFAGAGYRVIVTDVLDGEGQRLAQEIAEGGGEAEYHHLDVTSTGEVERVVSGAEERYGPLGCVVANAGIAHKVPLAELTDEKWDHTHEIDLKGVMRVCRAAAPAMREAGRGSMIAVSSIMGVAYGWDEHVQYSAAKAGIVGLVRGLAVELARDGIKVNGIAPGYIRTAQALSEKHSLGPEGLEKAAEFIPMGRVGEPEDVADVILFLASDAARYLTGQVLVVDGGLLVGRY from the coding sequence GTGGAGAACTCGGGGAGAGAGACGGTCCTGATCACAGGCTCCGGCATCGGTATCGGCGCGGCCACGGCCCGCGCCTTCGCCGGCGCGGGCTACCGGGTGATCGTTACCGACGTGCTCGACGGCGAGGGACAGAGGTTGGCCCAGGAGATCGCGGAAGGGGGCGGCGAGGCCGAGTACCACCACCTCGACGTGACGAGCACCGGGGAGGTCGAGCGCGTCGTCTCCGGGGCCGAGGAGCGCTACGGGCCGCTCGGTTGCGTGGTGGCGAACGCCGGTATCGCCCACAAGGTGCCCCTCGCCGAGCTCACCGACGAGAAGTGGGACCACACCCACGAGATCGACCTCAAGGGCGTCATGCGGGTCTGCCGGGCGGCGGCCCCGGCCATGCGGGAGGCGGGCAGGGGGAGCATGATCGCGGTCTCCTCCATCATGGGCGTCGCCTACGGGTGGGACGAGCACGTCCAGTACTCGGCCGCCAAGGCCGGCATCGTCGGCCTGGTTCGTGGCCTCGCCGTGGAACTCGCCCGCGACGGGATAAAGGTCAACGGCATAGCCCCGGGCTACATTCGTACCGCCCAGGCCCTCTCCGAAAAGCACTCGCTAGGTCCCGAGGGACTGGAGAAGGCCGCCGAGTTCATACCGATGGGCAGGGTCGGAGAGCCGGAGGACGTCGCCGACGTGATCCTCTTTCTAGCCTCCGACGCCGCCCGCTACCTCACCGGCCAGGTCCTCGTGGTGGACGGCGGCCTGCTCGTGGGCAGGTACTAA
- a CDS encoding aldehyde dehydrogenase family protein: MYTQTKDYAMYVAGGWAGGESEARIEATSPATGERIGSVPEGTRGDVRRAIAAANRAWPEWAALSAFERAAAMARIARTIEERRDDLAETLTLDQGKPLAAESYDEVDELIEYFRMASADATRLEGSMPPSIDAGKRVFLYRVPRGVVGVISPWNWPYTMPAEALAPALASGNAVVWNPASTTSVCAVKLAECIVDAELPPGVFNLVTGHGTVVGDEVAANPGTQAVAFIGSIETGQKVAARAAGKALLLEMGGNGPMVILDDADLAVAAEESLTSAFLGAGQSCTAGERFLVHEGIFDDFIERLGLAIERGVRLGDPFAPDTTLGPLNNEPTAEKMDRHISDALERGAELISGGSRAEGYPTDLYYRPTVLGKVTGEMRVSREETFGPIIPATVIHDEQEAIRSVNSSPYGLLSAVFTRDLARGLRFAEAVRTGWVNINASSNHWESHLPFGGRAGSKSGVGRVGGRYPMETFTEFKTVIMNVG, from the coding sequence ATGTACACGCAGACCAAAGACTACGCGATGTACGTCGCCGGCGGGTGGGCCGGCGGCGAGTCCGAAGCCCGCATAGAGGCCACGAGCCCGGCGACCGGCGAGCGGATCGGGAGCGTACCAGAAGGGACCCGCGGGGACGTCCGCCGGGCGATAGCCGCGGCGAACCGGGCCTGGCCGGAATGGGCCGCCCTCTCCGCGTTCGAGCGCGCCGCGGCGATGGCCCGGATCGCGCGGACCATCGAGGAGCGCCGCGACGACCTGGCGGAGACGTTGACCCTGGATCAGGGCAAGCCGCTGGCGGCCGAATCCTACGACGAGGTGGACGAGCTGATCGAGTACTTCCGAATGGCGAGCGCCGACGCCACGCGGCTCGAAGGCTCGATGCCGCCCTCGATCGATGCCGGAAAGCGGGTCTTCCTCTACCGCGTCCCGCGCGGGGTTGTAGGCGTGATCTCGCCCTGGAACTGGCCCTACACCATGCCGGCCGAGGCGCTGGCCCCGGCCCTCGCCTCCGGCAACGCCGTCGTCTGGAACCCCGCCTCGACGACCTCGGTCTGCGCGGTCAAGCTCGCCGAGTGCATAGTGGACGCCGAACTCCCGCCCGGCGTCTTCAACCTGGTCACCGGCCACGGAACCGTCGTCGGCGACGAGGTGGCCGCCAACCCCGGCACCCAGGCCGTCGCCTTTATCGGGTCTATCGAGACCGGGCAGAAGGTGGCCGCGAGGGCCGCCGGGAAGGCGCTTCTCCTGGAGATGGGGGGCAACGGGCCGATGGTGATCCTGGACGACGCCGACCTTGCGGTCGCCGCGGAGGAGAGCCTCACATCGGCCTTCCTCGGGGCGGGGCAGAGCTGCACCGCCGGGGAGCGCTTCCTGGTTCACGAGGGGATCTTCGACGACTTTATCGAGAGGCTCGGCCTCGCCATCGAGCGCGGGGTCCGTCTGGGCGACCCCTTCGCCCCGGACACGACGCTCGGGCCCCTCAACAACGAGCCGACGGCCGAGAAGATGGACCGGCATATCTCCGACGCGCTCGAGCGCGGCGCGGAGTTGATCTCCGGCGGCTCCCGCGCCGAGGGCTACCCAACGGACCTCTACTACCGTCCGACCGTGCTCGGCAAGGTCACCGGCGAGATGCGGGTCTCCAGGGAAGAGACCTTCGGCCCCATAATCCCCGCGACCGTTATCCACGACGAGCAGGAGGCGATCAGATCCGTCAACTCCTCGCCTTACGGCCTGCTCTCAGCGGTCTTTACCCGGGACCTGGCGAGGGGCCTGCGCTTCGCCGAGGCGGTGCGGACCGGCTGGGTCAACATCAACGCCTCCTCCAACCACTGGGAGAGCCACCTCCCCTTCGGCGGGCGAGCAGGCTCGAAATCCGGCGTGGGACGCGTAGGTGGCCGCTACCCGATGGAGACCTTCACCGAGTTCAAGACCGTCATAATGAACGTGGGGTAG
- a CDS encoding iron-containing alcohol dehydrogenase: MSVQVETIRTVEVPTRIVHGQGAIGRLGGIVEELGVRRPLLVTDAGVAAAGLAEKAVGRLTDAVVFDGVRPNPDVELIGRAREVYRNEGCDGLVALGGGSSMDTAKGVGIEVTGGGSILDYEDGGKPITRRVPPLVTVPTTAGTGSEVTLWAVITDHERKIKFNVGGTALIGAHVALVDPALMAGLPTAITAATGMDALSHGIECYTCDYHQPFTDSFALTAIEYVARWLRAACEDGSNMEARTFMAHAATFGGMAYGTESAGAAHAMSQSAGGVHDCPHGALTARVLGPVCEYNAPADPGRYARIALAMGADTRRLDPLEAARAGIEELYRLTEDVGIPTMEELGFSEDEIPMLARIAHEDPQTIGNPREVTVADYEEIYRNAFARGK, encoded by the coding sequence ATGAGCGTCCAAGTAGAGACCATACGCACCGTCGAGGTCCCGACCCGCATCGTGCACGGACAGGGGGCCATCGGCAGGCTGGGCGGGATCGTGGAGGAGTTGGGCGTGAGGCGCCCGTTGCTCGTAACCGACGCGGGCGTGGCCGCCGCCGGTCTTGCGGAGAAGGCCGTCGGGCGCCTCACGGACGCCGTAGTCTTCGACGGGGTCAGGCCGAACCCCGACGTGGAACTGATCGGACGGGCGCGCGAGGTCTACCGGAACGAGGGCTGCGACGGGCTCGTGGCCTTAGGCGGCGGCAGCTCGATGGACACGGCCAAGGGGGTCGGGATCGAGGTCACGGGCGGCGGGTCGATCCTGGATTACGAGGACGGCGGGAAGCCCATCACGCGGCGCGTGCCGCCGCTCGTGACCGTGCCGACGACCGCCGGGACCGGCAGCGAGGTCACGCTGTGGGCCGTCATTACCGACCACGAACGCAAGATCAAGTTCAACGTCGGCGGCACGGCCCTGATCGGCGCCCACGTGGCGCTCGTGGACCCGGCCCTGATGGCGGGCCTGCCGACCGCCATCACGGCGGCTACGGGGATGGACGCGCTCTCGCACGGGATCGAGTGCTACACCTGCGACTACCACCAGCCCTTCACCGACTCCTTCGCCCTGACCGCCATCGAGTACGTGGCGCGGTGGCTGCGGGCAGCCTGCGAGGACGGCTCGAACATGGAGGCCCGCACGTTCATGGCGCACGCGGCCACGTTCGGAGGGATGGCCTACGGCACGGAGAGCGCGGGGGCCGCCCACGCCATGAGCCAGTCGGCGGGGGGCGTCCACGACTGCCCCCACGGCGCCCTGACGGCCCGCGTCCTCGGCCCGGTGTGCGAGTACAACGCCCCGGCCGACCCCGGGCGCTACGCGCGCATCGCGCTCGCCATGGGCGCGGACACCAGGAGACTCGACCCGCTGGAGGCCGCGCGGGCGGGTATCGAGGAGCTCTACCGCCTGACCGAGGACGTGGGCATCCCGACGATGGAAGAGCTGGGCTTCTCGGAAGACGAGATCCCCATGCTCGCCCGGATCGCCCACGAGGACCCGCAGACGATCGGCAACCCCCGCGAGGTCACGGTCGCCGACTACGAGGAGATCTACCGCAACGCCTTCGCGAGGGGGAAGTGA
- a CDS encoding sulfatase — protein sequence MSTRPNVVVIVSDTFRRDHLGAYGNTAIHTPNLDAFARQSAVFDHHVVSSFPTMPARADILTGTFSYTHMGWEPLPGHLTTLPEVMSRAGYATMGVVDTPFYIRNGFGYDRGFDDFIWVRGQGDDTRPQERSDARSTWTREEDRLVARTMTEAERWLERHRDDGPFFLYVDTWDPHEPWDAPDYYTEQYRKGYDGTQIYPAYGDWREAGLTEDDVGLAHATYCGEVTMVDFWIGRFLGKLDALNLTDDTIVVFTSDHGFYFGEHGYFGKAEWINDQNAVLAEDSVVPDWLPESWLLTVGWSPLYKELTNVPLMVRAPGLEPGRRSALTTAPDLAPTVLDLAGVRRPPSMQGESFGDVLVGDRDEHRPFVVSSWPLYMAAGEFTTAVDSRPRRIASYMPMTVTTRERSLILGGPAYMPELYDLVSDPGEQSNVWESGIEEGAGLGERALSFLERQGTPELYLAPRRLALKRFAPDFTRGSGPKLADNEQRRMHNASEEAV from the coding sequence ATGTCGACCCGGCCCAACGTCGTGGTCATCGTCTCGGACACCTTCCGTCGAGACCATCTAGGAGCATACGGAAACACCGCTATTCATACGCCCAACCTCGACGCGTTCGCCCGCCAGTCGGCGGTCTTCGACCACCACGTGGTGTCGTCTTTCCCGACCATGCCGGCGCGGGCCGACATCCTTACCGGGACTTTTTCGTACACCCACATGGGCTGGGAGCCCTTGCCCGGGCACCTGACGACCCTGCCCGAGGTCATGTCGAGGGCCGGCTACGCGACGATGGGGGTCGTCGACACGCCCTTCTACATAAGGAACGGCTTCGGCTACGACAGGGGCTTCGACGACTTCATCTGGGTCAGGGGCCAGGGCGACGACACCAGGCCCCAGGAGCGCTCCGACGCCCGCTCGACGTGGACCAGGGAAGAGGACAGGCTCGTGGCCCGCACCATGACCGAGGCCGAGAGGTGGCTGGAGCGCCACCGCGACGACGGGCCCTTCTTTCTGTACGTCGACACCTGGGACCCGCACGAGCCCTGGGACGCCCCCGACTACTACACCGAGCAGTATAGGAAGGGTTACGACGGGACCCAGATCTACCCGGCCTACGGCGACTGGCGGGAGGCCGGCCTCACCGAGGACGACGTGGGGCTGGCGCACGCGACGTACTGCGGGGAGGTGACGATGGTGGACTTCTGGATCGGGAGGTTCCTGGGCAAGCTCGACGCCCTGAACCTCACGGACGACACCATAGTCGTCTTCACCTCAGACCACGGCTTCTACTTCGGCGAGCACGGCTACTTCGGCAAGGCAGAGTGGATCAACGACCAGAACGCCGTCCTGGCCGAGGACTCGGTAGTCCCTGACTGGTTACCCGAGTCGTGGCTGCTCACCGTAGGATGGTCGCCCCTCTACAAGGAGCTGACGAACGTACCCCTGATGGTCCGCGCTCCCGGACTGGAGCCCGGCCGCCGGTCGGCGTTGACGACCGCGCCCGACCTCGCGCCCACGGTCCTCGACCTCGCGGGCGTCAGGCGTCCCCCTTCCATGCAGGGAGAGTCGTTCGGGGACGTTCTGGTCGGAGATAGGGACGAGCACCGGCCTTTCGTCGTCAGCTCGTGGCCGCTTTACATGGCGGCGGGCGAGTTCACCACCGCGGTAGATTCCCGGCCCCGGCGCATCGCGAGCTACATGCCCATGACCGTGACCACCCGCGAGCGGTCCCTCATCCTCGGCGGCCCCGCCTACATGCCCGAGCTCTACGACCTCGTTAGCGACCCCGGAGAGCAGTCGAACGTGTGGGAGTCCGGCATCGAGGAGGGCGCCGGGCTGGGAGAGCGGGCGCTCTCGTTCCTGGAGCGGCAGGGAACGCCGGAGCTTTACCTGGCCCCCCGCCGCCTCGCCCTAAAGAGGTTCGCGCCGGACTTCACGCGGGGTTCCGGCCCGAAGTTGGCCGACAACGAACAGCGCCGGATGCACAACGCAAGCGAGGAGGCCGTATGA